The region GATGGTGACTGCCGAAGCCAAGAAGGAAAACATCGTTGCCGCCGCGCAAGCCGGCGCCAATGGTTACGTGGTCAAGCCATTCACGGCCGCAACTCTTGACGAAAAGCTCGGCAAGATCTTCGAAAAGCTGGAGGCCGGAGGCTAACGTGGATACCGCATCCCAGGGAGCAGTGCCGCCGGGCGCACCGGTAGCGGAACAGCAGGATCAGTTCCTGGCGCGTATTGGCCACATGACGCGCAGTTTGCATGACAATCTGCGCGGACTCGGTTTCGACCGTTTGCTTGAAAAAGCCGCCAGCGACATGCCGGACGCGCGCGATCGCCTCGAATACGTGGCGATGATGACCGAGAAGGCTGCCCAGCGCGTGCTGAACGCGACCGAAACCGCCGGCCCGATGCAGGACGCCATCGGCGAGGGTGCAAGTACGCTGGCTGCGGAGTGGAAGGCAGTCACGGACGCGCCGTTTTCCGAGAGCGATTACCGCGCTTTGGCGGAAAAGACCCAGGCTTACCTCGGTGCAACACGTGAAAACGTCAGCCTGACCAAGCAGCAATTGCTCGACATCATGATGGCCCAGGACTTCCAGGACCTGACCGGGCAGGTGATCAAGCGCGTGACCGAAGTGGCGCACGATATCGAAAGCCAGCTGGTGCAGTTGTTGGTCGATTATTCGCCGCCGGAAGCCAAGCGCGAAGATAGCGGCCTGCTGAACGGTCCGCAGATCAATCCGACCGGTCACAACGTGATTGCCAACCAAAGCCAGGTGGACGATTTGCTGGAAAGTCTCGGCTTTTAAGTTGTTTTAACGATAGTTTGCATGCTTGCGGTGTTGTTTCGAGCGGTTTTTACAACTGCTCAGCGACACCGCAGACCGCCGTCCTGTCTGCCTTCACGCCCTGAAGGCAGATATGGCGCGCTTCTCCTGCTCCGAAATACGGGGCGTTTCGCCCCTTATTCCCGCGATGATTCGAGGTCTCCCTCGCCAATAATTCTG is a window of Herbaspirillum hiltneri N3 DNA encoding:
- the cheZ gene encoding protein phosphatase CheZ, whose amino-acid sequence is MDTASQGAVPPGAPVAEQQDQFLARIGHMTRSLHDNLRGLGFDRLLEKAASDMPDARDRLEYVAMMTEKAAQRVLNATETAGPMQDAIGEGASTLAAEWKAVTDAPFSESDYRALAEKTQAYLGATRENVSLTKQQLLDIMMAQDFQDLTGQVIKRVTEVAHDIESQLVQLLVDYSPPEAKREDSGLLNGPQINPTGHNVIANQSQVDDLLESLGF